In a genomic window of Styela clava chromosome 7, kaStyClav1.hap1.2, whole genome shotgun sequence:
- the LOC120328926 gene encoding protein unc-93 homolog A-like, whose amino-acid sequence MKINNSGKNEFGSERNFYPCALGFAIAIGADNGLAALQSSMNVKGGIGTNSLLVKTTAAIIGSLIVVPVVLQRYGPKVALIIGVILNIFVTLANFYPVWYTMYSTAFFAGIGMSCAWVGCSVIIQSIASNADMHQDVDSSSQKYFGMFLAILSLAQVFTNIVTQMILDWNNIARYIGNFVDGGSNHSSTFLSYNITSDHLLTCGARDCPIEYSFRKTSGKFSVLIPDQTLLQVLLVVHVLMHIVGAAIHYFFIKGTSYATEQVENIPSMTQPLLTDESSDLLSSIKKRFKYAMSLQELLTWPVKLLFGITIAYIWTEHNRAFVSCVVGVDKVGICTAIVDIMSFATSLVISKNSKTIGLPVIFTVGLVYDLINYTCSLLWRPTVSTKFVSYILSVTFGITHGIRRNISFLVTAAHSPDKDTGFTIQVLLHFLGIVINTAWSIPLCVSVKIYINISLTIIATLCWSIAKVLLNRDKLP is encoded by the exons ATGAAGATAAACAACTCCGGTAAAAATGAATTTGGAAGTGAACGAAACTTTTATCCGTGTGCATTAGGGTTTGCCATCGCCATTGGAGCAGATAACG gTCTGGCGGCTTTACAGAGTAGCATGAACGTTAAAGGTGGAATCGGCACAAACTCTCTTCTTGTCAAAACCACAGCTGCAATCATTGGAAGCTTGATTGTCGTACCTGTTGTACTCCAAAGATATGGACCGAAAGTTGCTCTGATTATTGGAGTAATACTCAATATTTTCGTAACTTTGGCAAATTTTTACCCAG TTTGGTACACAATGTATTCTACGGCATTCTTTGCTGGCATAGGAATGTCCTGTGCTTGGGTTGGATGTTCCGTGATAATTCAAAGTATTGCATCCAATGCTGATATGCATCAAGACGTAGATTCATCTTCACAAAAGTACTTTGGGATGTTTCTTGCGATATTGTCTCTGGCACAA GTATTCACAAATATTGTGACGCAAATGATACTTGACTGGAATAACATTGCACGATACATTGGTAACTTTGTTGATGGGGGCTCAAATCACAGCAGTACTTTTCTTTCGTATAATATAACGTCTGACCACCTGTTGACATGCGGGGCGAGGGATTGTCCG aTTGAGTACTCATTTCGTAAGACGTCTGGCAAATTTTCCGTGCTGATACCGGATCAAACATTGCTACAGGTtcta cttGTTGTCCATGTCTTGATGCATATTGTTGGAGCTGCCATTCATTACTTTTTTATTAAAGGCACAAGCTATGCGACTGAACAGG TAGAGAACATTCCATCGATGACACAGCCATTGCTAACAGATGAAAGTAGCGATTTATTGTCCAGTATcaaaaaaagattcaaatatgCCATGTCTTTGCAAGAACTTTTGACTTGGCCTGTGAAGTTGCTATTCGGTATAACAATAGCGTATATTTGGACGGAACATAACAGGGCATTTGTGTCTTGCGTTGTTGGAGTCGATAAG GTTGGAATATGTACTGCTATTGTTGATATAATGTCATTCGCAACATCTCTAGTTATTTCGAAAAATTCGAAGACTATAGGTTTACCAGTTATATTCACTGTGGGATTGGTTTACGATTTGATCAACTATACTTGTTCGTTGTTATGGAGACCAACAGTTTCTACTAAATTCGTTTCATACATTTTGTCGGTTACTTTTGGAATTACACATGGCATCAGACGTAACATCTCATTCT TGGTAACGGCAGCTCATTCGCCAGATAAGGACACTGGGTTTACCATACAAGTGCTATTGCACTTTCTGGGAATAGTTATCAATACTGCCTGGAGTATTCCACTTTGTGTCAGTGTGAAAATATACATCAATATATCATTGACCATAATCGCTACTTTATGCTGGTCAATTGCAAAGGTTCTTCTAAACAGAGATAAACTGCCATAA